In Cicer arietinum cultivar CDC Frontier isolate Library 1 chromosome 1, Cicar.CDCFrontier_v2.0, whole genome shotgun sequence, one DNA window encodes the following:
- the LOC101500366 gene encoding acyl carrier protein 1, chloroplastic-like, with amino-acid sequence MSSITGTSMSLLSLSNQSMVCTRISGPRSVSLSMKGTNFPSITLQPRGPRFQVKCAAKPETVEKVCDIVKKQLALPEGLTVTGESKFTALGADSLDTVEIVMGLEEEFGISVEEESAQSITTVQEAADMIDKLLETKA; translated from the exons ATGTCTTCCATTACAGGAACCTCCATGTCCCTCCTCTCTCTCTCCAACCAATCTAtg GTTTGTACCAGGATCTCTGGTCCAAGATCAGTTTCCCTTTCAATGAAGGGAACAAATTTTCCATCAATTACTTTGCAGCCAAGAGGACCAAGATTTCAAGTTAAATGTGCG GCTAAACCAGAGACTGTGGAGAAGGTGTGTGACATAGTCAAGAAACAATTGGCCCTGCCAGAAGGTTTGACTGTTACCGGAGAGTCTAAATTTACTGCACTCGGAGCTGATTCTCTTGACAcg GTTGAGATTGTGATGGGACTTGAGGAAGAATTTGGCATTAGTGTAGAAGAAGAAAGTGCCCAGAGCATCACAACTGTTCAAGAAGCTGCTGACATGATTGACAAGCTTCTTGAGACCAAAGCTTAA
- the LOC101500676 gene encoding uncharacterized protein, with product MASSFSVYVVLMIILVFMPSPLLSSYSSQSQPIPKVPTLSSSPATLTDPSQSSSLSPFQDLSPDISPLLPSPGDALPTPAGSDIPTIPSNPSPPNPDDVIASGPFNAFAPYGSVQATSNAYRSLVFDIATTVFAGLAAYLSL from the coding sequence ATGGCATCATCATTCAGTGTTTATGTAGTACTAATGATCATCCTGGTTTTCATGCCCTCACCTCTCCTTTCATCATATTCATCACAATCACAACCTATTCCTAAAGTTCCCACACTCTCCTCTTCACCAGCAACACTAACAGATCCTTCTCAATCTTCTTCACTCTCTCCCTTCCAAGATTTGTCACCAGACATTTCTCCACTTTTGCCTTCTCCTGGTGATGCTTTACCAACTCCTGCAGGCTCTGACATTCCCACTATTCCTTCCAATCCAAGTCCTCCCAACCCAGATGATGTGATCGCCTCAGGACCCTTTAATGCATTTGCACCATATGGATCAGTACAAGCTACTTCCAATGCCTATAGAAGTTTAGTTTTTGATATAGCCACTACTGTTTTTGCAGGTTTAGCAGCATACTTGTCTTTGTAG